In Thermococcus thioreducens, a genomic segment contains:
- a CDS encoding glycosyltransferase — protein sequence MNPLLLGLFVILLWDGYFFFNYIISLFKNYRIREWSPKVSIIIPAYNEGERILRAIKSALAQDYPDFEVIVIDDGSKDNTFEVAFSVKDPRLRVYRKNHGGKAKALNFGLSKASGEIVVTTDADSRLEPDAVKELVRRFYSDEILGVGGQVRVAGESFLEIAQDAEHLRIAMFRRAKELDDLSLAPGPIAAFRREVLGRIGGFVEEIVEDYATTKAVKEFGKVVYAPRAKVWTEMPKSISVLWRQRKRWFLGDLKNLGGGFTKDWIFLILGDVVAFFDVIVPPLLLITGHFELFALWWFFETFTMLLPTLFEGGRLINTFLFPVIVWFWAAFYLALHIYGYLSVLLGRV from the coding sequence ATGAACCCGCTCCTACTCGGTCTTTTCGTCATCCTCCTCTGGGACGGTTACTTTTTCTTCAATTACATAATTAGCCTTTTCAAGAATTACAGAATTCGGGAATGGTCGCCCAAAGTCTCAATCATTATCCCTGCTTACAACGAAGGAGAAAGGATCCTTAGGGCGATAAAATCTGCTCTAGCCCAGGATTATCCCGACTTTGAGGTTATAGTAATCGACGATGGAAGCAAGGACAACACCTTCGAGGTGGCTTTCTCCGTAAAAGACCCCCGCCTGAGGGTTTACAGGAAGAATCACGGAGGAAAGGCCAAAGCCTTGAACTTCGGCCTCTCGAAGGCCAGTGGGGAGATTGTAGTCACGACCGACGCCGACAGCCGTCTCGAACCCGATGCAGTTAAGGAGTTGGTGAGACGCTTCTATTCGGATGAAATCCTCGGCGTCGGCGGTCAGGTTCGCGTCGCGGGAGAATCTTTCCTTGAGATTGCCCAAGATGCGGAGCACCTTCGAATAGCGATGTTCCGCAGGGCGAAGGAGCTGGACGACCTGAGCCTAGCCCCGGGCCCAATAGCGGCCTTCCGAAGGGAGGTCCTTGGGAGGATCGGCGGCTTTGTTGAGGAAATCGTCGAGGACTACGCCACGACGAAGGCCGTTAAGGAGTTTGGGAAGGTCGTCTACGCTCCCCGCGCGAAGGTCTGGACAGAGATGCCAAAGAGCATTAGTGTGCTCTGGCGCCAGAGGAAGCGCTGGTTCCTCGGCGACCTGAAAAACCTCGGCGGTGGTTTTACCAAGGACTGGATCTTTTTGATTCTCGGGGATGTTGTGGCGTTTTTTGATGTGATTGTTCCTCCTCTTCTCCTCATCACCGGACATTTTGAGCTCTTCGCCCTATGGTGGTTCTTCGAGACCTTCACAATGCTTTTACCGACCCTCTTCGAGGGGGGAAGGCTGATAAACACTTTCCTGTTCCCGGTAATCGTCTGGTTCTGGGCGGCCTTTTACCTTGCCCTCCACATCTACGGCTACCTCTCGGTGCTCCTCGGGAGGGTATGA